The segment atccgcacttctgttagatctcactataaaatgtTTATCTcggaatttcgccccacccttttccgcccccacaaaggacgaaaatctgttgcatccacaatattgcacattcgagaaaactaaaaacgcagaatcatagataatgaccatatctatcagattgctgaatctggatcagatcagatcatttttgtagccaaaagcaagaaatcaattttcagtggctacgcagcgcccgacgtcacgctcagactgattttctctctctcgcacgctttctttgtcgtgtcgtttaatattagcggcgtctgccggaggagagttatactgacttagtatcgggtataaccgtagagttgcggtgtccgcagcaactcacaacgttccccctcgtttttttttttggttcggttgtccttcttgaaggtaatttaatttttattgggccaacatcgaaaataaatgaaacagagataaacagataaagGTACAAAAATGAAATCGAAcataaaacgcaaataaaaattccaataatttcatcgtggattcggccacatgcgactttcacgtggcgatgggagcttcaattgattgccaaatcgaggcctctcctcctgattgaccGCCTGCTTTGACGGTGTGTTGGCGGCCGACGCCACCGAATTGTGGTTTACGAGGACATGGCGAATTCGTGGCACAGCCACGCGATTGCGCTGATGCTGAGCCCCGCCGACGGGCAGCACTGAGGAGCGACTCGTGGGCACCAATTCTTCATAGGAGATCCCGGCTTTGCGGTCATTTTCAGTGGTCTCATCGGTCATATACTGGGAATCGCTGGGCGATCTTGTATCCGGCACCGCTGATTTTGTGCGTGGCTTCTTGTTCGAGCGTGTGCCAATGCTGCGTCTGCCCAATCCCCGGCTGCGACGCAATgtgttgtccaggacgcggacccgctttagtggcgacttggacgccttcagctggctgtGGGCCAGCCGCTGTGCGGTAGACGGCGACTGGCGTATCGAATTCAGAGAGCTCATGAGGCTGCGCTTGGCGTTGGGAGTCCGATACCCCGAagagctggcggctgctgatggattcagtcgcttgtgcagattcccagtgctcttggtcatattgggagtgatcagctggattgttggggtcttgcgcaacgacattgtcgaggtcgacattgaggacatgttcttcaaaattcggggcgtgcgaggggccgttgaaccggcagtcggcggtggcatcatcaatttgctgctgctgcccgtcctcgtggtgggcggggccttcttgcgggccgagctctgcttggcctgccgatagttctcccattcgccagccatcagctccagtatgttctcgccataagccagaaacgggccatgcgattgcacctcataggcgtgcaccagttcagtgatctgctgctcaatcttgggcagcttcgaggtgatggccttgcgttccttttcctctttaaggaactggccgccacgattgttgaaacgattcggctcgttggcctttgcctctagAGTCTGCAAGCGGGAGCAAAGTTCTGCACGGCTCTCGTACAgatcgaaaatctccttgttgcacgtgtagaagctcttcagatcatccagctccagctcgtgcagctccaacaggtcttcgttgtaatacttattgtagtagttggagaaacgcttgcgctcctgctggctcttgagcgttagatcccaccacttgcttatctcgacgcgcagctgctcgatgaacgtcttgaggttctggctgcgcagtgcctggcagcgctgcagctccgaatggaggatgtcataggtgcgctgcgtattctcggtgcactcgcgcactcgtcgcatggcgctctcgtccgtatcctggaggcgatcccacagcacgtagatcttctcgcgcatgtcatggattttggagcgcagctcctggatctgctcggcataactgttgcgcatctgccgcagccgctctagtgtctctggttttagattgtggctcagatcgttcagtaggcgatcctttgcatcggtctggggcatcagctcgagcatcttcatgccatgcttgatggccttgcgcagctggtccagctccgtctggcgcactgcgcgctgagagcgcaggttgtcgagatggtcgcgaaagccgtccatctcatcgggcaggggcagcgggtccgccagtagagggagcggcagtgcgcccagctcttcgcagagctgctcctgctggagcagcagctccccgatctccacccgacgtttcgagagctcctcgcgctgatgctcaatgcttttgtccagcttcagcttcctctgaccaatgtccaccgtctcatggaggagacgggtgaggtcgctggcctcggctcggagtgcggctgtcatccaggatggccgactgcttctcccgcgactcggtcagcagatccgtatagaaattatccgcgtgcgccttgagtttgtgcagaaagtcctcgcatgtcttcggctcgaacatgagggaccacattgaatggagctgctccacatgctcgccagtcatctcaaggatctctcccttgatggaggttgggtcaaccatagccaataggaatgggtcttgtattcgcgaatggaaggaatttatgtgatgtgtgcaggatttcgattgcacaatgtgttgctcaaggaaaatgcctccgcacagataagtgacgcctctcgtgttggcacaaattgcacaatgaaaattttgtgtgcttgatttgCCTCATGTctcaaagcacaaaacaagttgattctgattgacgtgcggccaaaaaaacacctactttatgtaaaggacagtgtatcaagccgttagcactatcccatctaaattaacatttgaacttaagataccatcgataagacctaaccgatataaccagacctaaccgatgtttaaaagacctaaccgataaggggttatcgatacgggagtcggttgttggaagtagaagcagaaagttgaacaaaaagtcggaagaacagactcaataattgcacatcttaaatcataccctttgtactctttttcgaaaaacactattaataaacgatacattattattaatcttacatttgggggctcgtccgcgtcgaatacagagctcggagtgtgtgaaaaagaaaaacagaagaaagcagaagctgatgcaagaagagtattgttgaaaagttgttaaagttgttgtttgtagctacataaagttgtaaagttgttgttggtggctataaacattaagttgaacaatccaaattctgagagcctaacagtagacacggagtttaataaaagatcggtcgtttaattcggttggaaaattgtgaaattcattgtcgcgccgcagcgtcgccttgtccgtgcgcagtacgtacacaagcagaaaaaacacgcacagacacgttgtgtgtgatacacacttataaacagaaaagacaagcactcgtcgggtacacagacacaagtcgaaaagagccgcaaaatgatgcaaacaccgccgccgttgcactggaaagagagagagaaggaagaagctgtaccaggaacgtcgcgcccgagtgcaaacgagatgAAAGATTTTGAAAATGCGGAAAACAATACTGATgacaagattgatcaaatgataaagttgctaagtttgaaactgctttgcgatgagcaacgagaaatgaagatcgctccagataattttacaaaagttgtgagcgattgtgatggaaaatcggttcccatagaaaaatggtttgagatattcgaaaaaaaatgccgacgcatatgagcttactgaaaagcaaaagtatgtgcaggccagaggaaaaatgaccggtgcagctaagcttttccttgaagctgaatgcgtgtgcacctatgaggaactcaagaacgtattattggatgaattcacatgtagctataacagtgcagacattcataagctgctgcaagaaagaaagaggaaaagtagtgagtcgatgcacgagtacttgctgcagatgagaaaaatagcagcagtcggacatgttgaacacgcggctgttataagccatattgtaaacggtctggacataagaaacgagtataagtatgccatgtatcgctgtaagaccttcagggccttgaaagaagagttcgatatctacgatcgtttgaacatatcggagaagaagggcaataacgaacagcataaaacgagtttcaagcagcaaagtgggcaaagcggtaaaaaagaatattgctataactgtggatcaggagaacacaaacgcaaagactgcaaagccgaaacaaagtgttttaagtgcaatcagaatggtcacatttcgcgtaactgtccttatgaagctgataaagttgataaagttcgcgtcattttggatcgcagtcgcatgaaaaaaattcaaataaacggcattgttgttgactgtcttgtggatacagggtcagatgtaaccataatcaaagagagtatgttgaagaccttgaaaaacgttaaacttttgaagtgcacaactatgttgcgcggtctgggtcagatatcaacaaagcctgttggatactttaatgcagaagttaccaagttaccgtggataagttgcagaccacactgaagtttttagtagtccccagtagccagattgatttcgacgcacttttggggcatgatttcattaaaaagttccgtttcgtcgctgatatgcaaggatacacgtttttgaagcatgacgcagatcctgtgccaatagatgagcatgctcttatatataatgtaactgaagagtcatccatgtgagcaattgatcaatgagcatcaccaagtgacggtccacccccaggtcagtcagggcttctgtaatggcgcccggtacaacgttgttgaaagctccctcaatatcgagaaaggctatgagtgagtactctttgtgatgcagagatttctctaccgctgagatcacttcatgaagagccgtttccgtggattttcctttccggtaggcatgctgtgcgcctgacagcaactgagggtgtatagttgtcctcagttgcagcccgacgagtctctcaaaggttttgaggaggaaggacgataggctgattggtctaaagtcttttgcagctgagtgcgaggctttcccagctttgggaatgaagactatctttgccttatgccatgttcgcgggattgtacccacagccagtatcttcctgaagataccttgtagccagcTGATGGCtgtatccccggccttctgaagttgggccgggattacctggtctgggcctggcgatttgaacggtttgaagctgtttattgcccagcttatgttacgttttgtgaggatgtgatccatcgaggttaccggtccctctcctggaagatgtgccgtctcgatggttgtgcaccctggaaaatgtgtgtctagtagaatctgcagggactcctcactggagttagtccacgtgccgtcattccttttaagataccctaccgaggggttagtttttgagagaatcttgcgaagccttgcggcctctgacgtttcctcaatttccgagcaaaatttttgccaagaggccctttttgctttccttgtttcctttttatatagtgacagactgattttgtagtctgcccagtggctctcctcgttcgcgcttttggccctgttgaagagggtcctgcagcttttacgtaggatgtctatttgttttgaccaccaggggggtttctttttcccctaggtttgctagaggggcacgctgccgcgaaggctttgttgcatgcctctgtgaacctgttcactaggcgatctaggtcgtcttttgtgtcagggcatgatggtgctttggaggggagtaagtcctccagggctgagctatatttttcccagttggctttcctgggattaatatagtccttaggtttcggacactcgagggatagtgtggtttcgatgtatctgtggtcagagaaagagtggtcatcaaggacttgccaactcttgactatgtctaacaggttggaagacactagggtgatgtcaataacctcctgtcgatttttaattataaaagtggggtcgttgccccgattacaaataaatagatttgagttgaggatgaagctgaaaagtgactcaccccttacatttgtgttcgagctcccccattgagtgtggtaagcgttggcatcgcaacctattaataggtctatgtccgacctctcgctgtcgctggctagtttgcgaaccaggtcgttgggaggatcgtttccctcatgggccatgtaggacgacatcagccttagatgtgtccctttcagctctaggcttgccgccgtgttgtcgctatcgctatagttatggagcagaaagatattaaggtgctctctggcgagaatgcaggtgcgggttttaccttcatgttgagctacaattatcttgtactccttcgaccctagtccacaaaccttgtctcccactatccaaggttcctggatcagggctacgtctgctccgctctcttcgaggcggagtataagagcagcggatgctgctttacagtggtggagattgatctgaaggagcctcaaggacatccttagtgttctccaccactgtaatgtcggcatccggatcgtcctcgacttcctcgtggcaacacatcgcctcgaagtcgcatctcagcgtgccatcggtggagtagccctctgggtctatctctgtgtgatcgtcgggtgcttcgatctccgaggcagcgtcctgctcaactggcttgtcgacaggacgtgcctcggccgccgcatccgacttgtagacctttacggtcacagagctgaacccaaaattgagctcgcctttggcagcctcaatcggggccagcgactctttgttgaggacgaccaccgcctggtttgtggggccctgtgtcgtctcaactttgaccaccttccaatctgctgttgggaggtgggggttgcatctttgcaacatttttaggatgcgctccggctccttcatggaggcgggcacccagactctcgcccttggtctactgggcacttcgctccagtctacagcgacgagcttcgcccct is part of the Drosophila miranda strain MSH22 chromosome Y unlocalized genomic scaffold, D.miranda_PacBio2.1 Contig_Y1_pilon, whole genome shotgun sequence genome and harbors:
- the LOC117190107 gene encoding protein regulator of cytokinesis 1-like, translating into MRRVRECTENTQRTYDILHSELQRCQALRSQNLKTFIEQLRVEISKWWDLTLKSQQERKRFSNYYNKYYNEDLLELHELELDDLKSFYTCNKEIFDLYESRAELCSRLQTLEAKANEPNRFNNRGGQFLKEEKERKAITSKLPKIEQQITELVHAYEVQSHGPFLAYGENILELMAGEWENYRQAKQSSARKKAPPTTRTGSSSKLMMPPPTAGSTAPRTPRILKNMSSMSTSTMSLRKTPTIQLITPNMTKSTGNLHKRLNPSAAASSSGYRTPNAKRSLMSSLNSIRQSPSTAQRLAHSQLKASKSPLKRVRVLDNTLRRSGGLGRRSIGTRSNKKARTKSAVPDTRSPRDSQYMTDETTENDRKAGISYEELVPTSRSSVLPVGGAQHQRNRVAVPRIRHVLVNHNSVASAANTPSKQAVNQEERPRFGNQLKLPSPRESRMWPNPLGQISFPDQG